Proteins encoded in a region of the Zea mays cultivar B73 chromosome 2, Zm-B73-REFERENCE-NAM-5.0, whole genome shotgun sequence genome:
- the LOC124489738 gene encoding uncharacterized protein LOC124489738: MFQRLEQSLLRLRSGQPWRTTKLPSHGNIFPHPSSTHGERPMPPSSLSRAPIKFQQRAPPPIYAAPTSRAAGSLFCGVPWTARRRRPPCARCFAQPIRDAVENCASGRRRALPVRRNTEPCGQPCV; this comes from the exons ATGTTTCAGCGCCTAGAACAATCCCTGCTGCGCCTGAGATCTGGACAGCCATGGAGGACAACCAAACTCCCCTCCCATGGCAACATTTTCCCCCATCCGAGCTCTACCCATGGCGAGAGGCCAATGCCGCCCAGCTCGCTGTCCAGGGCGCCCATAAAATTCCAGCAGCGAGCTCCACCGCCGATCTACGCAGCCCCAACTTCGCGCGCTGCCGGCTCGCTGTTTTGTGGAGTCCCATGGACAGCGCGCCGTCGACGTCCGCCATGTGCTCGCTGTTTTGCGCAGCCCATCCGCGACGCCGTCGAAAACTGTG ctagtggtcgacgtCGTGCCTTGCCCGTTCGACGAAATACCGAGCCATGTGGACAGCCATGCGTCTAG
- the LOC124489737 gene encoding uncharacterized protein LOC124489737: MAPPPAASPLSAPFLLHGCQQFPWPTPLLGQPPWMPPATAANGRAPLEQALSSQGATPCSSMGSTLPAPSLFPLDEHKCSRRPPFPCCSCVLFIFPWTAVGAMPPRPLSSPLPHKTAAAASRRRPRRAAARPPLPPMTPCNLPPSSLCSSPCFSA, translated from the coding sequence ATGGCGCCACCCCCTGCAGCTTCACCTCTCAGCGCCCCCTTTCTGCTTCATGGCTGCCAGCAGTTCCCATGGCCGACACCTCTGCTCGGCCAGCCGCCATGGATGCCCCCTGCCACTGCTGCAAATGGCCGAGCTCCCTTGGAGCAGGCGCTCTCCAGCCAGGGCGCGACGCCCTGCTCCTCCATGGGCTCGACCCTTCCTGCGCCCTCCCTGTTTCCCCTGGACGAGCACAAGTGCAGCCGACGACCTCCCTTCCCCTGCTGTTCCTGCGTCCTTTTTATTTTTCCATGGACAGCAGTAGGAGCCATGCCGCCCCGGCCCCTCTCCTCCCCTCTTCCCCATAAAACAGCAGCAGCAGCGAGCCGCCGTCGTCCACGGCGAGCAGCAGCTCGCCCACCTCTTCCTCCCATGACGCCCTGCAATCTTCCCCCTTCCTCCCTTTGCTCCTCTCCATGTTTCAGCGCCTAG